In one window of Desulfonatronospira thiodismutans ASO3-1 DNA:
- a CDS encoding 2-isopropylmalate synthase — translation MSQEMDMSDRIYIFDTTLRDGEQSPGATMNAGEKIRLARQLERLGVDVIEAGFPAASTGDQEAVAEIAAAVKDCQVAGLCRAVKEDMDKAWEAVKHAAQPRLHTFLATSDIHMKYKLDKTRDQVLEIAHEAVTYAGSLCPSVEFSAEDASRSDPAFLVQVVQTAIDAGAKVINIPDTVGYAQPQEYAELIDYLLTNVKESERAIFSVHCHNDLGLGVANTLAACKAGARQAEVTLSGIGERAGNAALEELVMALNVRKGFYNLETGINTEQIYPSCRLLSMIIGQPIPPYKPIIGGNAFAHESGIHQAGMLKNRETYEIMTPASIGKAGSDIVIGKHSGRHALNQKLEELGYRLTRDQLTQVSEVVKSLADKKKKLYMEDVEAIVLEEVYRIPDKFKLIYLSSISGNMAIPTAAMKMEVLGEEKQLSDFGVGAIDAVFNTIDRLVQRNPTLLRYSVSAITGGADAQGEVTVKLEENSVTSVGRAADPDVIVASAKAYINALNRLAKKETDPKAEQSRNIP, via the coding sequence ATAAGCCAGGAGATGGATATGTCTGATAGAATCTATATTTTCGATACCACTTTGCGCGACGGAGAACAGTCACCCGGGGCCACCATGAACGCCGGGGAAAAGATACGTCTGGCCAGACAGCTGGAACGCCTGGGAGTGGACGTCATAGAGGCCGGATTCCCCGCTGCCAGCACCGGGGACCAGGAGGCTGTGGCCGAAATTGCAGCCGCGGTGAAGGACTGCCAGGTGGCCGGTCTTTGCCGTGCGGTCAAAGAGGACATGGACAAGGCCTGGGAAGCGGTAAAACACGCTGCCCAGCCAAGGCTGCATACCTTTCTGGCTACATCGGATATTCACATGAAATACAAGCTGGACAAAACCAGGGATCAGGTCCTGGAGATCGCCCACGAAGCGGTGACCTATGCCGGAAGTCTCTGTCCAAGCGTGGAATTTTCGGCCGAGGATGCCTCCCGCTCCGATCCCGCGTTTCTTGTGCAGGTGGTGCAAACCGCCATAGACGCCGGGGCCAAAGTGATAAATATCCCGGACACCGTAGGTTATGCCCAGCCCCAGGAATATGCCGAACTCATCGACTATCTTCTGACCAACGTAAAAGAAAGTGAACGGGCCATATTCAGTGTGCACTGCCACAACGACCTGGGCCTGGGAGTGGCCAATACCCTGGCCGCATGCAAAGCAGGGGCCAGGCAGGCGGAAGTAACCCTGAGCGGCATCGGGGAACGCGCCGGCAACGCGGCCCTGGAAGAACTGGTCATGGCCCTTAACGTACGCAAAGGTTTCTACAACCTGGAAACAGGCATAAACACCGAGCAGATCTATCCCTCCTGCCGGCTGCTGTCCATGATCATAGGCCAGCCCATACCGCCCTACAAACCCATTATCGGCGGCAATGCCTTCGCTCACGAGTCCGGCATCCACCAGGCCGGAATGCTCAAGAACCGTGAGACCTACGAGATCATGACCCCGGCCAGCATAGGCAAGGCCGGCAGCGATATAGTCATAGGCAAACATTCCGGCAGGCACGCTCTGAACCAGAAGCTGGAAGAACTGGGATACCGCCTGACCAGGGATCAGTTGACCCAGGTGTCGGAAGTGGTCAAATCCCTGGCGGACAAGAAGAAAAAGCTGTACATGGAGGACGTGGAGGCCATTGTCCTGGAAGAGGTCTACCGCATCCCGGACAAGTTCAAGCTCATCTACCTGAGTTCCATTTCCGGCAACATGGCCATCCCCACTGCAGCCATGAAGATGGAAGTGCTGGGCGAGGAAAAACAGCTTTCCGACTTCGGTGTGGGAGCCATTGATGCGGTCTTCAACACCATCGACCGTCTTGTGCAGCGCAACCCCACTCTGCTTCGCTATTCAGTAAGCGCCATTACCGGCGGCGCTGATGCCCAGGGCGAAGTCACGGTGAAGCTGGAAGAAAACAGTGTCACCTCGGTGGGCAGAGCGGCCGACCCTGACGTTATTGTCGCCAGCGCCAAGGCATACATTAACGCCCTGAATCGGCTGGCCAAAAAGGAAACCGATCCCAAGGCGGAACAGAGCCGCAACATTCCCTGA
- the leuC gene encoding 3-isopropylmalate dehydratase large subunit, which translates to MGKNLAEKILQKHSPEEIKKPGQIIPCRVSLVLANDITAPLAVDSFRKMQAPRVFDADKIALVCDHFTPNKDIASAEQVQKVRRFAREMNITHYYEGGNVGVEHALLPELGLVGPGDVVVGADSHTCTYGGLGAFATGMGSTDIAAAMALGETWFKVPETIRVNMNGSLDEFTTSKDLILNLIGRIKVDGALYRALEFAGDTLPELDAEARMTMANMAIEAGGKAGLFPVDQVTLDYCREHGRLGDHLLEPDGQAGYCMQVDMQVSGMPPQIACPHLPDNVTGVDDLEEIKVDQVVLGSCTNGRISDLRQAAHILKDRKVNKNVRFIVLPATPKIYAQALEEGLLEIFLKAGGIIGPPTCGPCLGGHMGILASGETCLATTNRNFKGRMGSLESKVYLGSPYVAASTAVAGRIIHPARV; encoded by the coding sequence GTGGGAAAAAACCTGGCCGAAAAAATTCTGCAGAAGCATAGTCCAGAGGAGATAAAAAAACCCGGGCAGATAATACCCTGCCGGGTAAGTCTGGTCCTGGCCAACGACATAACCGCCCCCTTGGCGGTGGATTCTTTCCGCAAGATGCAGGCGCCAAGAGTATTCGATGCGGACAAGATAGCCCTGGTCTGCGATCATTTCACCCCCAACAAGGACATCGCCTCTGCCGAGCAGGTGCAGAAAGTACGCCGTTTCGCCCGGGAAATGAACATCACCCATTACTACGAAGGCGGCAACGTCGGGGTGGAGCACGCCCTGCTGCCAGAACTGGGACTGGTGGGACCGGGAGATGTGGTGGTGGGGGCTGACAGCCACACCTGCACCTACGGCGGCCTGGGGGCCTTCGCCACGGGCATGGGCAGCACCGATATCGCTGCGGCCATGGCTCTGGGGGAGACATGGTTCAAGGTCCCGGAAACCATAAGGGTGAACATGAACGGAAGCCTGGATGAATTTACTACATCCAAGGACCTCATTCTGAATCTCATAGGACGCATCAAAGTGGATGGAGCCCTGTACCGGGCCCTGGAATTCGCTGGTGATACCCTGCCGGAGCTGGACGCTGAAGCCAGAATGACCATGGCCAACATGGCCATTGAAGCCGGGGGCAAAGCCGGGCTCTTTCCCGTGGACCAGGTCACCCTGGACTACTGCCGGGAGCATGGCCGCCTGGGCGACCATCTCCTTGAACCTGACGGGCAGGCCGGATACTGCATGCAGGTGGATATGCAGGTCAGCGGCATGCCCCCACAGATCGCCTGTCCGCACCTGCCGGACAATGTAACCGGGGTGGACGACCTGGAAGAGATAAAAGTGGACCAGGTGGTTCTGGGATCATGCACCAACGGCCGCATCTCGGATCTAAGGCAGGCCGCACACATATTGAAGGATCGTAAAGTGAACAAAAACGTTCGCTTTATCGTCCTGCCGGCTACTCCTAAAATATATGCCCAGGCCCTGGAAGAGGGCCTGCTGGAAATATTTTTAAAAGCCGGGGGAATAATAGGACCTCCCACCTGTGGTCCCTGCCTGGGCGGGCACATGGGTATTCTGGCCTCGGGAGAAACCTGCCTGGCCACCACCAACCGCAATTTCAAGGGCCGCATGGGCAGCCTGGAAAGCAAAGTCTACCTGGGCTCACCCTACGTGGCCGCGTCTACAGCTGTAGCCGGGCGCATCATTCACCCCGCGCGGGTTTAA
- a CDS encoding ATP-binding protein: MKCTRCKKIAAVALPSHNAGFCPECFKVFFSRQVEKAIKERTLFSKEDRILIALSGGKDSLALARELHLLGYNTAGLYIDLAIPGSSETARDHVERFCRDLGISLHVLEMEKEGMPIPEVRKKFNRPVCSVCGRIKRYYFNRFALDNGFSVLATGHNLDDEAARLFSNVMRWDVSYLGSQGPDLPAEQGFVRKVKPLYRLSEFETANYSFLAGIDYCYAPCPYSKGASFTYYKYLLDELEHEQPGRKISFYEGFLNRGRQAFDHIDQEGGEKPGPCPRCGYPTTGDICGVCRIREVMHR; encoded by the coding sequence ATGAAATGCACAAGATGCAAAAAAATTGCTGCAGTAGCTCTGCCCAGCCACAACGCCGGATTCTGCCCGGAGTGTTTCAAGGTGTTTTTTTCCAGGCAGGTGGAAAAGGCCATCAAAGAAAGAACGCTTTTCAGCAAAGAAGACAGGATACTCATCGCACTGAGCGGAGGCAAGGATTCTCTGGCCCTGGCCAGGGAGCTGCATCTTCTGGGCTACAACACGGCCGGACTGTATATAGATCTGGCTATTCCCGGATCTTCGGAAACAGCCAGGGATCACGTGGAAAGATTCTGCCGTGATCTTGGGATCTCACTGCACGTGCTGGAAATGGAAAAGGAGGGGATGCCCATCCCTGAGGTACGCAAAAAGTTCAACAGGCCTGTATGTTCCGTATGCGGGCGTATTAAAAGATACTATTTCAACAGGTTCGCCCTGGACAACGGCTTCAGTGTCCTGGCAACAGGGCATAACCTCGATGATGAGGCGGCCAGGCTTTTTTCCAATGTCATGCGCTGGGACGTTTCCTACCTGGGCTCCCAGGGACCGGATCTGCCTGCGGAGCAGGGCTTTGTGCGCAAGGTCAAACCCCTTTACCGGCTCAGTGAATTCGAAACCGCCAACTACAGTTTCCTGGCAGGAATAGATTATTGTTATGCCCCATGTCCTTACAGCAAGGGGGCCAGTTTTACCTATTACAAGTACTTGCTGGACGAACTGGAACATGAGCAGCCCGGGCGCAAGATCAGCTTTTACGAGGGTTTTTTGAACCGGGGCAGGCAGGCATTTGACCATATCGACCAGGAGGGGGGAGAAAAGCCCGGACCGTGTCCCAGGTGCGGCTACCCCACCACCGGGGATATCTGCGGGGTATGCCGCATCAGGGAGGTTATGCACCGGTAA
- a CDS encoding 3-isopropylmalate dehydratase small subunit, whose amino-acid sequence MHFKGKAHKVGDHIDTDAIIPARCLVTTDPQELGRNCMAGLEENWVSRINKGDILLGGKNFGCGSSREHAPIAILGAGIPVVVAHSFARIFYRNGFNMGLVLLEVGDEISRLSDGDELEIKALEGKIINHTTGDTVNSLPVPEFMADILAKGGLINYVREKVA is encoded by the coding sequence ATGCATTTCAAAGGCAAAGCGCACAAGGTAGGAGACCATATAGATACCGACGCCATAATCCCGGCCAGGTGCCTGGTGACCACTGATCCGCAAGAACTGGGCCGGAACTGCATGGCCGGCCTGGAAGAAAACTGGGTCAGCCGGATAAACAAGGGGGATATTCTGCTGGGGGGCAAAAACTTCGGCTGCGGCTCTTCCCGGGAGCACGCCCCCATAGCCATACTCGGGGCAGGGATTCCCGTGGTCGTAGCCCACAGTTTCGCCCGCATATTTTACCGCAACGGCTTCAACATGGGCCTGGTCCTGCTGGAGGTGGGCGATGAAATAAGCAGGCTAAGCGATGGTGATGAGCTGGAAATAAAGGCCCTGGAAGGCAAGATTATCAACCATACTACAGGGGACACTGTAAACAGCCTTCCAGTTCCTGAGTTCATGGCCGATATCCTGGCCAAAGGCGGACTCATCAACTATGTCCGGGAAAAAGTGGCCTGA
- a CDS encoding response regulator, translated as MSKKILVVDDELHIRMLYQEEFENSGYNVVTSDGSEPILSLLDQENPDLVVLDIKLGQDKSGLDLLQEIRSRDQSLPVILCTAYDSFQHDLKSIAADHYVVKSVDLTELMEKVKQILKK; from the coding sequence ATGAGCAAGAAGATTTTGGTGGTGGATGATGAACTGCACATCCGCATGCTTTACCAGGAAGAATTCGAGAACAGCGGGTACAATGTGGTCACCTCGGATGGCAGCGAGCCCATACTTTCTCTTCTGGACCAGGAAAACCCGGACCTGGTGGTCCTGGACATCAAGCTGGGCCAGGACAAATCAGGTCTTGACCTTCTGCAGGAAATAAGATCCAGAGATCAGAGCCTGCCGGTTATCCTCTGCACGGCTTATGACAGTTTCCAGCACGACCTCAAATCCATCGCTGCGGACCACTATGTGGTCAAATCCGTTGACCTCACTGAACTGATGGAAAAAGTTAAACAGATTCTTAAAAAATAG